A region of Bacteroidota bacterium DNA encodes the following proteins:
- a CDS encoding DUF4139 domain-containing protein, which produces MDADAFLTARITGWEELSLTAGGANIYFDGAYVGESFVNPAETNDTLEISLGRDKRIVVKREKLKDLSGSKLFGGNKERSLSYDISIKNGKKEAISILLYDQIPLTMQKDIEVKVEELSGGEHNTETGEVKWKLQIPAGETAKKRLSLR; this is translated from the coding sequence TTGGATGCAGATGCATTTTTAACTGCACGCATCACCGGATGGGAAGAATTAAGTCTGACCGCCGGAGGAGCCAATATTTACTTTGACGGAGCTTATGTTGGAGAGTCATTTGTCAATCCTGCAGAAACCAATGATACACTAGAAATTTCATTGGGTCGCGATAAACGAATCGTGGTTAAACGTGAGAAGTTAAAGGATTTGAGTGGCTCTAAATTATTTGGTGGAAATAAGGAACGCTCTCTTTCTTATGATATCAGTATAAAAAATGGAAAAAAAGAGGCGATCAGTATCCTGCTTTATGATCAAATTCCGCTCACCATGCAAAAAGATATTGAAGTGAAAGTGGAAGAGTTGAGTGGTGGGGAACACAATACCGAAACCGGAGAAGTCAAATGGAAATTGCAGATTCCTGCAGGTGAAACAGCAAAAAAGCGACTGTCTTTAAGGTGA
- a CDS encoding DUF4139 domain-containing protein: MVCIYDIKVKDVNSPVELVYKAKVNQSSGEDWNQVRLSLSTGNPAIGSERPFLNPWYLNFYQPRPMYSVQEKSKRMDMPSAPAVAEGAVMLHGTGSAGYEECFRYYE, from the coding sequence CTGGTATGCATTTATGACATTAAAGTTAAAGATGTAAACAGTCCTGTTGAACTGGTCTACAAAGCGAAAGTAAATCAAAGTTCAGGTGAGGATTGGAATCAGGTACGGTTAAGTTTAAGCACAGGGAATCCTGCAATAGGAAGCGAGCGCCCCTTTTTAAATCCATGGTATCTCAACTTTTACCAACCTCGTCCAATGTATTCTGTTCAGGAGAAATCAAAACGAATGGATATGCCTTCTGCACCTGCTGTTGCTGAAGGTGCAGTAATGCTCCATGGAACAGGATCAGCAGGATATGAAGAATGTTTCCGTTATTATGAGTGA